In Capsicum annuum cultivar UCD-10X-F1 chromosome 11, UCD10Xv1.1, whole genome shotgun sequence, one genomic interval encodes:
- the LOC107848058 gene encoding E3 ubiquitin-protein ligase RSL1: protein MDMDELKILAAEQRCELTAARQVDSDFDFAFQLQLQEAIAVSLSLQPSTSTAPPTPSPQPTLPQPDDGILKFADVQSSELLQLEREIDDRKFSELEFRKMRDDLQRRIHDHHVAQEILRMPEDEWQNNGDNFELPFGEGTSKSEEKEPFRVYFKGLVEDFEAKAFFGGIGVAICDSRDELLFEMRKPFYGSAMSRQCIEFKALIEGLNAAMALDLKRVVFFCDYFPIFQFVTGRWSAKQRKVAALRNQVALLQKKFSFCQPSLVARNEIKFAFKLAREAMTTQIKKVAESAASVNVYETCAICFEDTNIGQIFSVDDCRHRYCVSCMKQHVEVKLLHGIVPKCPHADCNSDLKLDSCSNFLTPKLIDIMKQRIEEASIPVTEKVYCPYPKCSALTSKSEVLEYTKGSFLGAERLGIRKCTKCNGLFCVNCKVPWHYGISCNEYRRRNPNPPEDVKLKTLAATNLWRQCVKCNHMIELAAGCYHMTCRCGYEFCYTCGAPWKDKKATCSCKLWDEDYILDSDDEVDDDEDYDYDTDFDDYYELL, encoded by the exons ATGGACATGGACGAACTGAAAATTCTCGCCGCCGAGCAACGCTGTGAACTCACGGCGGCGCGTCAAGTCGACTCCGACTTCGATTTCGCTTTTCAACTTCAACTACAAGAAGCTATTGCCGTTTCTCTCTCTCTACAACCTTCTACTTCCACCGCACCACCCACCCCATCACCACAACCCACCCTACCCCAACCGGACGACGGAATTTTGAAGTTCGCCGATGTGCAATCATCGGAGTTACTTCAGCTGGAGCGAGAAATCGATGATCGGAAATTTAGTGAATTGGAGTTCAGGAAAATGCGCGATGATCTTCAGCGTAGAATTCATGATCATCATGTTGCTCAGGAGATTCTTCGTATGCCGGAGGATGAATGGCAGAACAACGGAGACAATTTTGAACTTCCTTTCGGGGAAGGAACTTCGAAAAGTGAGGAGAAAGAGCCATTTAGGGTTTATTTCAAGGGTTTAGTAGAAGATTTTGAAGCAAAAGCGTTTTTTGGTGGGATTGGAGTTGCGATATGTGATTCGCGAGATGAATTGTTGTTCGAAATGAGGAAACCGTTTTATGGAAGTGCGATGAGTCGCCAATGTATTGAGTTTAAGGCACTTATTGAAGGATTGAATGCTGCTATGGCTTTGGATTTGAAAAGGGTCGTTTTCTTTTGTGATTACTTCCCCATATTCCAATTT GTTACAGGCCGATGGTCGGCCAAACAGCGGAAGGTTGCTGCTCTACGGAATCAAGTGGCTTTGCTCCAAAAAAAGTTTTCATTTTGCCAGCCTTCTCTTGTGGCTCGAAATGAAATTAAGTTTGCATTTAAATTAGCAAGAGAGGCAATGACTACTCAGATTAAGAAAGTTGCAGAGTCAGCTGCTTCAGTGAATGTGTATGAAACTTGTGCTATTTGTTTTGAAGACACTAATATTGGTCAGATTTTCTCGGTTGATGATTGTAGGCACCGTTATTGTGTCTCCTGTATGAAACAACACGTTGAAGTGAAGCTGCTTCATGGTATAGTGCCTAAGTGTCCTCATGCAGATTGCAATTCAGATTTGAAACTGGACAGCTGCAGCAACTTTTTGACACCTAAGTTAATTGATATTATGAAGCAACGTATCGAGGAAGCTTCTATCCCTGTAACTGAAAAAGTTTACTGCCCTTACCCGAAATGCTCAGCTCTGACGTCAAAATCTGAAGTTTTAGAATATACTAAGGGTTCCTTTTTGGGAGCTGAAAGACTTGGAATTAGGAAATGTACAAAATGCAATGGCCTGTTTTGTGTCAATTGCAAAGTTCCTTGGCACTACGGTATCTCATGCAATGAGTACAGAAGGAGAAATCCTAATCCTCCAGAAGATGTTAAGTTGAAAACTCTGGCTGCAACGAATTTGTGGCGCCAATGTGTAAAGTGCAACCACATGATTGAACTTGCGGCAGGGTGCTACCATATGACTTGCAG ATGTGGATATGAATTTTGTTATACATGCGGGGCACCGTGGAAGGACAAGAAAGCAACTTGCTCATGCAAGCTTTGGGATGAAGACTACATTTTAGATTCTGATGATGAGGTGGATGACGATGAGGATTATGATTATGATACCGATTTTGATGACTATTATGAACTTTTGTAG